The following DNA comes from Haloferax sp. Atlit-12N.
CGTTTGCGACCTGAACCGCCTCCCCAAAGTCCGAGACCGGGAGGACCGACAAGACTGGGCCGAAGATCTCCTCCTGTGCGATCTTCATCTCCGGATCAACGTCGGCGAAGACCGTCGGCTCGATGAAGTGGCCATCTCGGTCGAGCTCCGACCCTCCCGTCAGGAGCGTTGCACCCGCATTTTTGCATGCTTCGATGTAGTCGATATCCTCCTGCAGTCCGCTTGCGGAGACGTTCGGCCCAATGTCCGTCAGCTCGTCGCCAGGATCCCCGACGACGAGGTCCTCGACGCGCTGTTTGAGTGTGGCGAGGTACTCATCGTAGACACCCTCCAACACGATTGCTCGACTCGCAGCGGTACAGGCTTGTCCCGCCAGACCGTAGGCACCACTTACTGTTAGGTCGACGGCCAAGTCAAGGTCACAGCTTTCGTCGATGATGATCGCATTTTT
Coding sequences within:
- a CDS encoding aldehyde dehydrogenase family protein; the protein is KNAIIIDESCDLDLAVDLTVSGAYGLAGQACTAASRAIVLEGVYDEYLATLKQRVEDLVVGDPGDELTDIGPNVSASGLQEDIDYIEACKNAGATLLTGGSELDRDGHFIEPTVFADVDPEMKIAQEEIFGPVLSVLPVSDFGEAVQVANDVQYGLTAAICTDRLHHAMSFIDDIETGVVKINQKPGGVEYQMP